One Alteromonas sp. KC3 DNA segment encodes these proteins:
- a CDS encoding bifunctional tRNA (adenosine(37)-C2)-methyltransferase TrmG/ribosomal RNA large subunit methyltransferase RlmN, with amino-acid sequence MAKTNLLNLNREGLRNFFKEMGEKPFRADQVMKWIYQHGISDFEEMSNLNKNLRAMLIENCEIKAPEIAYFQEASDGTIKFALTLEGGQEVESVWIPETDRATLCVSSQVGCALECTFCSTAQQGFNRNLSVSEIIGQVWRVATFLGLSKDSSKRPITNVVMMGMGEPLLNLKNVVPAMDIMLDDFGFGLSKRRVTLSTSGVVPALDMLGDQIDVALAISLHAPTDELRNEIVPINKKYNIEAFLAGVRRYLEKSKANQGRVTVEYVMLSNINDSTEQAHQLAKVLKDTPSKINLIPFNPYPGSPYTCSSNSRIDRFAKVLMEYGFTTVVRKTRGDDIDAACGQLVGDVVDRTKRLLKKQMKGEAISVKMAQ; translated from the coding sequence ATGGCAAAAACTAACTTATTAAACTTAAATCGCGAAGGCTTGCGCAATTTCTTTAAGGAAATGGGCGAGAAACCATTTCGTGCCGACCAGGTAATGAAGTGGATTTACCAGCACGGTATTAGCGATTTCGAGGAAATGAGTAACCTAAATAAAAACCTTCGCGCGATGCTCATTGAAAACTGCGAAATTAAAGCGCCTGAAATTGCGTACTTCCAAGAAGCGAGCGACGGTACTATTAAGTTTGCGCTTACCCTTGAAGGTGGTCAGGAAGTTGAATCTGTGTGGATCCCTGAAACAGACCGCGCAACGCTTTGCGTATCATCACAGGTTGGTTGTGCACTAGAATGCACATTCTGCTCGACTGCGCAGCAAGGTTTTAACCGTAACCTAAGCGTTAGCGAAATTATTGGTCAGGTTTGGCGTGTTGCTACCTTCCTTGGATTATCAAAAGATTCTAGCAAACGCCCAATTACTAACGTAGTGATGATGGGCATGGGTGAGCCGTTGCTGAACCTTAAAAACGTAGTGCCGGCTATGGACATCATGTTAGACGACTTTGGCTTTGGTTTGTCAAAACGTCGCGTTACCTTAAGTACATCAGGTGTTGTGCCTGCACTTGATATGTTAGGCGACCAAATTGATGTGGCGTTAGCAATATCGCTTCATGCGCCAACTGACGAATTACGCAATGAAATTGTGCCTATCAATAAAAAATACAACATTGAAGCATTCTTGGCTGGCGTGCGTCGCTATCTAGAGAAGTCAAAAGCAAACCAAGGTCGTGTTACTGTTGAATACGTTATGCTGTCAAACATCAATGACAGTACTGAACAGGCGCATCAGTTGGCAAAAGTATTAAAAGACACACCGAGTAAAATAAACTTAATACCTTTTAACCCATACCCGGGTTCACCTTACACTTGCTCAAGTAACTCACGCATCGATAGGTTTGCAAAAGTGCTTATGGAATATGGGTTTACCACCGTTGTGCGCAAAACACGGGGTGACGATATCGACGCTGCTTGTGGTCAATTAGTGGGTGATGTCGTCGATAGAACGAAAAGATTATTAAAAAAACAGATGAAGGGTGAAGCAATTTCGGTAAAAATGGCCCAATAA
- a CDS encoding HesB/IscA family protein — MSVETFVPSTKLISLTDSAVKHFESKLKDKPGQLIRLSTKVSGCTGYAYVLDFADSAQADDEIIEISPMLNVAVASDATELLRNTEIDYVMEGVNGVIKYNNPNVVDECGCGESFNVG; from the coding sequence ATGAGTGTAGAAACCTTTGTACCAAGTACAAAACTCATTTCGCTAACTGACAGTGCCGTTAAGCATTTCGAAAGTAAGCTTAAAGACAAGCCTGGTCAGTTAATTCGTTTATCAACAAAAGTAAGCGGCTGCACAGGTTACGCTTATGTACTTGATTTCGCAGACAGCGCACAAGCGGATGATGAAATCATCGAGATATCACCAATGCTAAATGTCGCGGTAGCATCAGACGCGACAGAGCTTTTACGTAATACAGAAATTGATTACGTAATGGAAGGCGTTAACGGCGTGATCAAATACAACAACCCTAACGTGGTTGACGAATGCGGTTGTGGCGAGAGCTTTAACGTAGGTTAA
- a CDS encoding SufE family protein — translation MQLPSSDEIIDDLAFFDDWEQRYQYIIDLGKSIPGLSEEAKTPERLVKGCQSSVWLVESYDGNKITFDVDSDAVIVQGLLALVLAAYNDKTPSDIIAFDIDGYFEALDLERHITPTRGNGLRAIVGKIQELAKANA, via the coding sequence ATGCAATTACCTAGCAGTGATGAAATTATTGATGATTTAGCGTTCTTCGACGATTGGGAACAGCGTTATCAGTACATTATCGACTTAGGTAAATCTATTCCTGGTTTATCTGAAGAGGCAAAAACGCCAGAGCGTTTAGTAAAAGGGTGTCAGAGCAGTGTGTGGCTCGTTGAATCATACGATGGCAACAAAATTACCTTCGATGTCGACAGCGACGCAGTTATTGTTCAAGGTCTTTTAGCGCTGGTGTTGGCTGCCTACAACGATAAAACACCCAGCGATATCATCGCATTTGATATTGATGGTTATTTCGAAGCTTTAGACCTAGAGCGCCATATTACTCCAACACGCGGTAACGGTTTACGCGCCATCGTGGGTAAAATTCAAGAGCTTGCAAAAGCCAACGCATAA
- the pilW gene encoding type IV pilus biogenesis/stability protein PilW, producing MLAGLQTGLKNTLLGAALVAALASTGCVSNDPSGVYGGNFDREEAAKTRMSLGLTYLQNNNYSQAKKNLDKALEFNPRSADVQYAMAYYYQLVGDNQRAESFYEAAIDLAPNNGDIANSYGAFKCQNGQYEQAKTYFFDAINNRLYSNAAQTYENLALCAQSQGQLEEAIGYFNEALKHQPARGKSLFLLTELYVVSEQYDLAKATLDKYEKVARVTPDSLWLAYEIAKGQGDFETAKGYGDMMVSVYPDNALTKRYVEDSKSLQRKVVKTVKSTQSENVFSSGQKANVAEVKTAIVAKSDEQAPESTQTESTEPESTSQSTFATDTDTSNDQNTELSEQTAKIHVVKPGENLYRISLLHNIKMATLREWNNLDNTGAIIAGQSLWLVPPNMQEE from the coding sequence ATGCTAGCGGGATTGCAAACAGGGCTAAAGAATACATTACTCGGTGCTGCCTTAGTGGCGGCACTTGCCAGTACAGGTTGTGTCAGTAATGATCCATCGGGTGTCTACGGTGGTAATTTCGATAGGGAAGAGGCAGCCAAAACACGCATGTCGCTTGGTCTTACCTACCTACAAAACAACAACTATTCTCAGGCCAAGAAAAATCTCGATAAAGCGCTTGAATTCAATCCCCGTTCTGCAGACGTTCAATATGCGATGGCGTATTACTACCAACTCGTTGGCGACAACCAGCGCGCAGAATCTTTTTATGAAGCGGCTATTGATTTGGCGCCCAATAATGGGGATATCGCCAACAGCTATGGCGCGTTTAAATGCCAAAATGGTCAATACGAGCAGGCCAAAACTTACTTTTTCGACGCCATCAATAACCGCCTTTACTCGAACGCTGCGCAAACCTATGAAAACTTGGCGTTGTGCGCACAAAGCCAAGGGCAATTAGAAGAGGCGATAGGTTATTTCAACGAGGCGCTTAAACACCAGCCCGCGCGTGGAAAAAGCCTATTCTTACTTACTGAACTTTATGTTGTCTCTGAGCAGTATGATTTAGCGAAAGCGACCTTAGATAAATATGAAAAGGTGGCGCGAGTCACTCCTGATTCACTGTGGTTAGCGTATGAAATAGCTAAAGGGCAGGGGGATTTTGAAACAGCCAAAGGTTACGGCGACATGATGGTATCGGTGTACCCAGATAATGCATTGACGAAACGCTACGTGGAAGATAGCAAGTCGCTTCAACGCAAAGTTGTGAAAACCGTAAAGTCTACTCAATCTGAAAATGTATTTAGTTCGGGTCAAAAAGCGAATGTAGCTGAAGTTAAAACAGCCATTGTTGCAAAAAGTGATGAGCAAGCGCCAGAATCAACGCAAACTGAATCAACGGAACCTGAATCCACCTCTCAAAGCACATTTGCGACAGACACAGATACCTCTAATGATCAAAATACTGAATTATCTGAACAAACAGCTAAAATCCATGTAGTAAAACCCGGCGAAAACTTATATCGTATTTCTCTATTACACAATATCAAAATGGCGACGCTGCGAGAGTGGAATAACCTAGACAATACTGGCGCTATAATTGCTGGTCAGTCGCTTTGGTTAGTACCACCTAATATGCAGGAGGAATAA
- a CDS encoding RodZ domain-containing protein, which translates to MVSEENAKHDVNSQQQESTPSPGAMLKARRETLGLSQQDIADKLFLKVNQINDLECDVIDEKSSVTFTKGYVRNYAKQLGLDSQAVIEAFERYHNQTSVPSSEKLQSFSKRVAKQTHDDRWMMVTYIILLLIIAGVVAWWYQQPSDDTVSDLTLPEAVKREAANTPIPSQPADDNIEFAESAIDDEPSESDLSSENEVTEGAQPSTNLSSLDNDGFTQEGDLDDGAISSPDTAVNDSNNLTNLLNSDAVESEPSLELSSDAAPISMSFTFDDDCWVNIKDATGEAIAYGVKQKGRVMEIQGVPPVEVTLGAPDNVRISVNGESVDISSYQNGRTARFTLPM; encoded by the coding sequence ATGGTGTCAGAAGAAAACGCGAAACATGATGTAAATTCGCAACAACAAGAAAGCACGCCAAGTCCAGGGGCCATGCTGAAAGCGCGACGCGAAACGCTTGGCCTTTCTCAACAGGATATCGCTGATAAGCTATTTTTAAAAGTAAACCAAATCAATGATTTAGAGTGTGATGTTATTGACGAAAAGTCGTCAGTCACCTTTACCAAAGGCTATGTAAGAAATTATGCCAAACAATTAGGACTCGATTCTCAAGCCGTCATTGAAGCCTTTGAGCGTTATCATAATCAAACGTCGGTACCTTCATCGGAGAAGCTTCAGAGCTTTTCGAAACGTGTCGCAAAACAGACACATGACGACCGTTGGATGATGGTGACTTATATTATACTGCTGCTTATCATTGCAGGCGTGGTTGCATGGTGGTACCAGCAACCAAGTGATGACACTGTTTCCGATCTCACATTGCCTGAAGCCGTTAAGCGCGAAGCCGCTAATACACCCATTCCTTCACAACCCGCTGACGACAATATTGAGTTTGCTGAAAGCGCGATAGATGATGAGCCTAGCGAGAGTGATTTATCTTCAGAAAATGAAGTGACTGAAGGTGCGCAGCCATCAACGAATTTATCGAGTTTGGATAATGATGGGTTCACACAAGAAGGTGACTTGGATGACGGTGCGATATCATCACCTGATACAGCGGTGAATGATAGCAATAATCTGACAAACTTACTGAATAGTGATGCTGTAGAATCAGAACCTTCGCTTGAGTTGTCTAGCGATGCAGCGCCGATTTCAATGTCATTCACCTTTGATGATGATTGCTGGGTGAATATTAAAGATGCCACGGGCGAGGCAATTGCCTATGGTGTTAAGCAAAAAGGTCGAGTAATGGAAATTCAGGGCGTACCTCCTGTTGAAGTTACGCTCGGCGCACCGGATAATGTGCGCATATCAGTTAATGGCGAGTCTGTTGATATTTCTTCATACCAAAACGGTAGAACAGCTCGTTTCACACTTCCCATGTAG
- the ispG gene encoding flavodoxin-dependent (E)-4-hydroxy-3-methylbut-2-enyl-diphosphate synthase, producing the protein MFAESPIKRRKSTRINVGNVPIGDGAPIAVQSMTNTRTTDVAATVDQINRIVAVGGEIVRVSVPTMEAAEAFKEIKKQVSVPLVADIHFDYRIALKVAEYGVDCLRINPGNIGNMERVRSVVDCAKDKNIPIRIGVNGGSLEKDLQEKYGEPTPEALVESAMRHVDILDKLNFDQFKVSVKASDVFLAVGAYRLLAQKIDQPLHLGITEAGGQRAGAVKSAVGLGMLLAEGIGDTLRVSLAADPVEEIKVGFDILKSLRIRSRGINFIACPSCSRQEFDVIGTVNALEQRLEDILTPMDVSIIGCVVNGPGEAEVSDLGLTGARNMSGLYEDGKRVKERLANDDLVDKLEAKIRAKAARMSDENKIQVSVKE; encoded by the coding sequence ATGTTTGCAGAAAGCCCTATTAAGCGCAGAAAGTCTACGCGTATTAATGTAGGAAATGTTCCCATTGGCGATGGTGCCCCCATTGCTGTTCAATCAATGACAAACACGCGTACCACAGATGTGGCTGCGACTGTCGATCAAATAAACCGTATAGTTGCTGTAGGTGGTGAGATCGTTCGTGTATCTGTGCCTACCATGGAAGCGGCTGAAGCATTTAAAGAGATTAAAAAGCAGGTGAGTGTGCCACTTGTGGCCGACATTCATTTTGATTACCGCATAGCGCTTAAGGTTGCCGAATATGGTGTGGATTGCTTGCGCATAAACCCAGGTAACATAGGAAATATGGAGCGTGTTCGCTCTGTTGTTGATTGTGCCAAAGACAAAAACATTCCTATTCGTATTGGGGTAAACGGTGGCTCGTTAGAGAAAGACTTACAAGAGAAGTATGGCGAGCCAACACCCGAAGCGCTAGTTGAATCGGCTATGCGACACGTAGATATTCTCGATAAGCTTAATTTTGACCAATTTAAAGTAAGCGTAAAAGCATCAGATGTCTTTTTGGCAGTGGGTGCATATCGTTTATTGGCACAAAAAATAGACCAGCCGTTGCACCTTGGCATCACTGAGGCCGGTGGGCAGCGAGCAGGTGCCGTAAAAAGTGCGGTTGGGTTAGGGATGTTATTGGCTGAAGGTATTGGCGATACATTACGCGTATCACTTGCTGCCGACCCAGTAGAAGAAATTAAAGTAGGCTTTGATATCTTAAAGTCGCTGCGTATTCGCTCTCGCGGTATCAACTTTATTGCTTGTCCTAGTTGCTCAAGACAAGAGTTCGATGTTATCGGTACGGTCAATGCGTTGGAGCAGCGCTTAGAAGATATTCTAACGCCTATGGATGTTTCGATAATTGGTTGCGTAGTTAACGGTCCCGGCGAGGCTGAGGTTTCAGATCTAGGGCTTACGGGAGCGCGTAATATGAGCGGCCTGTATGAAGACGGCAAACGTGTAAAAGAACGTCTTGCTAATGATGACCTAGTCGACAAATTAGAAGCGAAGATCCGCGCCAAAGCTGCGCGAATGAGCGATGAAAACAAAATTCAGGTTTCTGTAAAAGAATAA
- the ndk gene encoding nucleoside-diphosphate kinase, with translation MALERTFSIIKPDAVAKNVIGAIYNRFESAGLRIVASKMIHMSKEQAEGFYAEHKERPFFGALVDFMTSGPVMVQVLEGENAVLANREIMGATNPADAAAGTLRSDYAASIDENAVHGSDAPESAAREIAYFFSEEEICPRTR, from the coding sequence ATGGCTCTTGAGCGTACTTTTTCGATTATCAAGCCTGATGCGGTAGCTAAAAACGTTATCGGTGCAATTTACAACCGTTTCGAATCTGCAGGTCTTCGCATTGTGGCATCTAAGATGATCCACATGAGCAAAGAGCAAGCAGAAGGTTTCTATGCAGAACACAAAGAGCGTCCTTTCTTCGGCGCACTTGTAGACTTCATGACCTCTGGTCCAGTTATGGTTCAAGTACTAGAAGGCGAAAATGCTGTTCTAGCTAACCGTGAAATCATGGGCGCGACTAACCCAGCTGATGCAGCTGCAGGTACACTTCGCTCTGACTACGCAGCGTCTATCGACGAAAACGCAGTTCACGGTTCTGACGCACCTGAGTCAGCAGCACGCGAAATTGCATACTTCTTCTCTGAAGAAGAGATCTGCCCACGTACTCGCTAA
- a CDS encoding aminotransferase class V-fold PLP-dependent enzyme, whose translation MSLDVAALRAQFPILSKTVDGKPLVYLDNAATTQKPQAVIDALMDFYTGTNANVHRGAHHLSDEATRRYENARSSVASFINAGAREEVIWTSGTTEAINIVANGIGQLLSEGDEVMVTELEHHANLVTWQQACRRSGATLNVVPIFDSGELDVDAFDRLLSDNTKMVAFPHVSNALGTVNPIKQLTQKAKAVGAWVLVDGAQGIAHGDVDVQDIGCDFYAFSGHKLFGPTGIGCLWGKKDVLETWPVWQVGGEMIKDVTYHEATWGALPNRLEAGTPNIAGAIGMGAAVDWFSALDVQALHAHEQQLLAYATEQAQALEGMRIIGTAPNKVGVLSFLLDGAHPADVGFILDRQGVAIRTGDNCAQPLMKRFGIPGTARASFSIYNTLEEVDSLFAALKKAKMMLA comes from the coding sequence ATGAGCTTAGACGTTGCAGCACTTCGTGCCCAGTTTCCCATTTTATCTAAAACGGTAGACGGCAAGCCGCTGGTATACCTTGATAACGCGGCTACTACACAAAAGCCTCAAGCTGTGATTGACGCGTTAATGGATTTTTACACGGGTACGAATGCAAACGTGCACCGCGGTGCGCACCATTTATCTGATGAAGCTACGCGTCGCTATGAAAATGCACGTAGCAGCGTTGCGAGTTTTATCAACGCAGGTGCCCGCGAAGAGGTTATCTGGACTTCAGGTACCACTGAAGCCATTAATATTGTTGCTAATGGCATTGGTCAACTTCTTAGTGAAGGTGACGAAGTGATGGTGACTGAACTTGAGCACCACGCCAACTTGGTTACATGGCAGCAGGCATGTCGCCGCTCTGGTGCAACGCTAAACGTTGTGCCTATTTTTGACAGTGGTGAGCTTGATGTTGACGCTTTCGATAGACTGCTGTCTGACAACACCAAAATGGTGGCGTTCCCGCATGTATCTAATGCATTGGGGACGGTAAACCCTATTAAACAGCTTACTCAAAAAGCTAAAGCGGTTGGTGCTTGGGTGTTGGTTGATGGCGCACAAGGTATTGCTCACGGCGACGTTGACGTACAAGACATCGGCTGTGATTTTTATGCGTTTTCAGGGCACAAGCTATTTGGTCCAACGGGCATTGGTTGCTTGTGGGGCAAAAAAGACGTGCTTGAAACATGGCCTGTATGGCAGGTAGGCGGCGAAATGATTAAAGACGTTACCTATCATGAAGCCACATGGGGTGCATTGCCAAACCGCCTAGAGGCTGGTACGCCAAATATTGCTGGAGCCATTGGCATGGGGGCAGCGGTAGATTGGTTTAGTGCACTTGATGTACAAGCGCTACATGCACATGAGCAACAGCTACTTGCCTACGCGACCGAGCAAGCACAGGCCCTCGAGGGAATGCGCATTATTGGTACTGCTCCTAATAAAGTTGGGGTACTAAGCTTTTTGCTCGACGGCGCGCACCCGGCAGATGTCGGCTTTATTCTTGACCGTCAGGGCGTGGCGATCCGCACAGGTGATAACTGCGCGCAGCCATTAATGAAGCGTTTTGGTATTCCGGGCACGGCGCGTGCGTCGTTTTCAATTTATAACACGCTTGAAGAAGTCGACAGCTTATTTGCTGCACTTAAGAAAGCAAAAATGATGTTGGCCTAA
- the sufD gene encoding Fe-S cluster assembly protein SufD encodes MSQWLDQVIDAAQISDYLAPVRQQALTQLKADGWPARRNESWRFTPLTSLEKRDAKQAVQADNLPVPAIDNLNAIDLVFVDGVLVTQVNTLDVPAGMTITSLNSDDTATQQAISSVYGQVKPTRHMFGLVNDALCQHGIFINVEAGAKIDTPVRIVNMTSQDVDAHTRVVVKLAEGASATVIEQGFGDTESLTTAFAEYDLADDAHLEHYRFAMFTGKAKQLGGSHFKLHNRTTLNSTMVGYGSELSRLDVDIHHAGEFADAKMNAIYLLAEGELFDLHSTIEHAMPNGTTEENARGIVGDKARAVFNGRIHIHRDAQKTLAELNNRNLLLSRRGVINTKPELEIYADDVKCAHGATVAEIEEEALYYLLTRGVSRSKALVMLNFGFIQELINDVPNTAVREWLAPILSERFAQMEVK; translated from the coding sequence ATGAGTCAATGGCTAGACCAGGTCATTGATGCGGCGCAAATCTCCGATTATTTAGCGCCCGTGCGTCAACAGGCCTTAACGCAGTTAAAAGCCGATGGCTGGCCCGCACGCCGTAACGAAAGCTGGCGGTTTACGCCACTTACGTCACTTGAAAAGCGTGATGCGAAGCAAGCCGTTCAGGCAGACAATTTGCCAGTGCCGGCAATTGACAATTTAAATGCTATCGACCTTGTCTTTGTTGATGGTGTCTTGGTAACGCAGGTTAATACCCTAGACGTGCCAGCTGGCATGACTATTACATCACTAAACAGCGATGACACGGCTACCCAGCAAGCTATTAGCAGCGTATACGGTCAGGTTAAGCCTACACGTCATATGTTTGGCCTAGTGAACGATGCACTATGCCAACACGGTATATTCATCAATGTAGAAGCTGGTGCGAAAATTGACACGCCAGTTCGCATTGTGAACATGACATCACAAGATGTAGATGCTCACACGCGTGTTGTAGTAAAGCTAGCTGAAGGCGCAAGCGCCACGGTTATTGAGCAAGGCTTTGGTGATACCGAAAGCCTAACTACTGCTTTTGCTGAATACGACTTGGCTGATGATGCGCACCTTGAGCACTACCGTTTTGCTATGTTTACTGGTAAAGCAAAGCAGCTAGGTGGTAGCCACTTTAAGCTTCATAACCGCACCACGCTAAACAGCACCATGGTAGGTTACGGAAGTGAGCTTTCGCGTTTAGATGTAGATATTCACCACGCTGGCGAATTTGCCGATGCGAAAATGAATGCCATTTATCTTCTGGCTGAAGGCGAGCTATTCGACCTTCACTCAACCATTGAGCACGCTATGCCAAATGGCACGACAGAAGAAAATGCGCGCGGTATCGTGGGTGATAAGGCGCGCGCTGTATTTAATGGTCGTATCCATATTCATCGCGATGCCCAAAAGACATTGGCTGAACTTAACAACCGAAACTTGCTGCTATCTCGCCGCGGTGTGATTAACACTAAGCCAGAGCTTGAAATTTATGCTGACGACGTAAAATGTGCCCACGGTGCAACGGTGGCAGAAATTGAAGAAGAAGCCTTGTATTACTTGCTAACTCGCGGTGTTTCTCGCAGCAAGGCATTGGTAATGCTTAACTTTGGCTTTATTCAAGAGCTTATTAACGACGTACCAAACACTGCGGTACGTGAATGGCTAGCGCCAATTTTAAGTGAGCGTTTCGCCCAAATGGAGGTGAAATGA
- the sufC gene encoding Fe-S cluster assembly ATPase SufC, producing the protein MLSIKNLHASVEEKNIIKGLNLEVKPGEVHAIMGPNGAGKSTLGYVLSGRDGYEVSEGDATLNGKDLLELEVEERAREGLFLAFQYPVEIPGVSNMEFMKESVNAMREQRGEEPLSAAEFLKKAKEACKQVQLPLDFLKRGVNEGFSGGEKKRNEIMQMILLEPKLCILDESDSGLDVDALQVVADGVNSQRDGERSFIVVTHYQRLLDYIKPDFVHILADGKIVKSGDASLALEVEKSGYAFLGKGYEEAEA; encoded by the coding sequence ATGCTTAGTATCAAGAATTTACATGCCAGCGTGGAAGAGAAAAACATCATTAAAGGTCTTAACCTTGAAGTTAAACCTGGTGAAGTACACGCTATCATGGGCCCCAACGGTGCCGGTAAAAGTACATTAGGTTACGTGCTATCTGGCCGCGACGGTTACGAAGTAAGCGAAGGCGATGCCACGCTAAACGGTAAAGACCTGCTTGAGCTTGAAGTAGAAGAGCGCGCTCGTGAAGGCCTTTTCCTTGCTTTCCAATACCCGGTAGAAATTCCAGGTGTTAGCAACATGGAATTCATGAAAGAGTCGGTTAACGCTATGCGTGAACAACGTGGCGAAGAGCCGTTAAGCGCTGCAGAATTTTTAAAGAAAGCAAAAGAAGCGTGCAAACAAGTACAGCTTCCTTTGGATTTCTTAAAGCGTGGTGTTAACGAAGGTTTCTCTGGTGGTGAGAAAAAGCGTAACGAAATTATGCAAATGATTTTGCTAGAGCCAAAGCTTTGTATTCTTGACGAATCAGACTCTGGCCTTGACGTTGACGCTCTACAAGTTGTTGCAGACGGTGTAAACAGCCAACGCGACGGTGAGCGCAGTTTCATCGTTGTTACTCACTATCAGCGCCTTCTAGACTACATTAAGCCTGACTTCGTACATATCCTTGCTGACGGCAAAATTGTGAAAAGCGGTGACGCGTCACTTGCGCTAGAAGTAGAGAAGAGCGGTTATGCTTTCCTAGGTAAAGGCTATGAGGAGGCTGAGGCATGA
- the sufT gene encoding putative Fe-S cluster assembly protein SufT — MKQKMVTTERDCKARLVPAGNPTVIPEGEFVNITQELGGNYTVTWRGNMYRIDGTDAGAIGRKAMTLSFDVPEDGNISEQQVWDALETIFDPEIPINLVSLGLIYKVDIDQASGDVNIDMTLTAPGCGMGPVLVGDVEYRVAMVPHVKNVNVELVFDPAWSREMMSEEAQLEAGLFF; from the coding sequence ATGAAGCAGAAGATGGTGACTACTGAGCGCGACTGTAAAGCGCGTTTAGTACCCGCGGGTAACCCAACTGTTATTCCTGAAGGCGAGTTTGTGAATATCACGCAAGAGCTCGGCGGTAATTACACGGTTACGTGGCGTGGAAATATGTATCGTATTGATGGTACGGACGCGGGCGCCATTGGCCGCAAAGCTATGACGCTGAGCTTCGATGTACCAGAAGACGGTAACATTAGCGAACAGCAGGTGTGGGATGCGTTAGAGACCATCTTTGACCCAGAAATACCCATTAACTTGGTGTCGCTCGGCCTTATTTACAAAGTAGACATCGACCAAGCCTCGGGCGATGTGAACATTGATATGACGCTCACTGCGCCAGGCTGCGGTATGGGGCCAGTACTTGTTGGTGATGTGGAATATCGTGTTGCTATGGTGCCTCACGTTAAGAATGTGAATGTTGAGTTGGTCTTCGACCCAGCATGGTCACGCGAAATGATGAGTGAAGAGGCGCAGCTTGAAGCCGGGCTGTTTTTCTAA